The genomic stretch CCCTTGGCCTTGAGAATGACATCGACATACTCCTCGAGCTCGCCCTCGGCGTAAATAGTTGTCGCTTTCTCGAATCCAGCCGCCTTGGCGATTGCCGTGATGTCGACACCTCGGCCTGCGTGGGCCAACTGCATGCCCGTTTCCGCGTAGTGTTCGTTGTCGATAACGACGATGGAGAGATTGGCCGGCCGATCGACGCCTACGGTTGCCAGCGATCCCAGTCCCATCATCATTTCGCCGTCGCCAACGAACACGATCACGCGCTTCTCCGGTTGTGCAAGCGCAATGCCAAGGCCGAAGGTAACGGCACCGCCCATCGCACCCCACAGGTAGAAGTTCTGTGGCGTATCGCCGGCGGCGGCCACATCGAAGGTCGGATTTCCAAGACTGGTCACTGCCAGAACGTCCTGTTGCCGATCGCGGAGAATCCGCTTCACCG from Paraburkholderia sp. IMGN_8 encodes the following:
- a CDS encoding thiamine pyrophosphate-dependent enzyme produces the protein MTQQTTPLNRRLTVKRILRDRQQDVLAVTSLGNPTFDVAAAGDTPQNFYLWGAMGGAVTFGLGIALAQPEKRVIVFVGDGEMMMGLGSLATVGVDRPANLSIVVIDNEHYAETGMQLAHAGRGVDITAIAKAAGFEKATTIYAEGELEEYVDVILKAKGPVLATVKVGTDPEPTSLPPRDGPYLRSRFREALLGAKAHASQ